A segment of the Symmachiella macrocystis genome:
ATTGGTTTTTTGGTTGGGCAAAGAATTGGTCGACCCAGAGACAGGTGTCATTGCTGCGGGAGTCGCCGCCGTTTCACCCGCATTTGTGGGATTCACACCGCTAGTCCTCAGTGAAACGTTATTCGCCGCCACCATGCTGTTGAGCCTGATCGCGGTTGCGAAACTTCTCAATCTCAATCAACAGAATCAACAGGCCAGTCGGCAACGGTACATTTGGGCTTTTTTGGCCGGCGTCTTGGTGGGCATCGCCACGCTGGTCCGCCCCAGTTGGCTGCTTGTGGGGCCTGGATGCGCATTTTTGTATTGGGCTGTCACGCAGCGTAATCGACACGGATTGTGTCTAGCGGCGATACTCTGCTTCGGTTTAGCGGTTTCGCTGACCCCTTGGACGATTCGCAATTATCGCCTGACCGGTCATATCGTACCAACCACGTTGTGGGTCGGGCCGAGCCTCTATGACGGCATGAGCCCGCAGGCCACCGGCGATAGCGACATGGCCTTTGTGGAACGGGACGGTGTCTACCAGCGGATGTCGGAATTCGATGCGGATCGATACTACCGTGACGCCGCCTGGAAATACGCCGCTGCCCATCCCGGCCGCATTGTGCAGTTGGCCGGTATCAAACTGGCTCGCTACTGGAGTCCCTGGCCCAATGCCGCACAATTCCGCAATTGGTACTTGATGATTCCGCTCACCCTATTTTTCACAGTCATCATGCTGGCCGCGATTCGTGGCGGTTGGCTGTCGTGGGATCGGTTTTGGCTTTGCTTGCTCACCGCCGGACCGATCGTTTATTTCGCCTGTATCCATGCCCTGTTCATTGGTTCCATTCGTTATCGCCTCCCAGCGGAGTATCCGATGCTGGTGCTCACCGCGATCGGCATCCGCTCGTTCCTGCCGACTTTCAACAAAACCAATCTCCACGGCACTCAAGATTCCGCCGAGCCACTTGGCGGCGAATCATCGTCACACTCATAAAGTCTGTTTTCAGCGAAAGCGAGTCAAGGATGGCAGCCATTCGCAAAACCTGTACGTGGATTTTCGTACTGCTCGTATTCGTCGTTGCGGGCGGGGGCGGGTACGCCTATTGGTTTTTATCGCAAAGCGATGAGCTCGTGCGCGCGACGCTGCTAGAAAAACTGGCCGCCGCAGCGCCCGATTGGCAGGCCGAAATCCCCGAAGCCCGCATCGACCTGTGGGGACGGGTACGAGTCTACGACCTGACGCTCAAGAACCCGGAAAACCGTCGGCCCGCCGTGCTGCTCCCCGAAACTATCGTGGTTTTGGACCGGAGCCGTCTGGCCGACCAAGAAGTCGTGATTCAACAGGTCCGCTTGCTGCGACCTGAGTTGGAATTAGTCCGCGATCGTGCAGGACGTTGGAACCTTGAGGGAATCCAACCGCCGCCCGAGTCAAAATCGCAACCTGAGATCTTCGTAGAGCAGGGGGCAATCACCCTCCGCGTCACGCATGAAGACGGACAGCTCTCTCCAGCAATGACGCTGCGCGACGTGAATCTGGAACTGACACCGACCGGCAAAAAACGTTATCGCATCAAATCCGATTTCCAATTGGATAAAGCCGGGGCAATGCAATTGAACGGCGAGTTCGACCTGGTCGCCAAAACCTGGGAGGCGAACGGCGCGATCCAAGAGTTGCAACTCGATGCCGATTTGGCCAAAGAACTCGCGGGATTTTTTCCGAAACAAGTTCGCAAGCTAGACGAACAGACAAGCCAATTGTTGGCCTCCAAGCGCGACTCGCTCGCCGCTCCGGATGCGGACCAGGTGGCGCAACTCGACGATCGCAAGGCGACTGACGGGTTTGATGCGATGGCGGATCGGATCTTGCTCGCCGCGCGGTTGAACGCAAAAACCGAAATCACGTTTCAGGTCAAACAATGGGAACAGGGCGCACCGGTGCAATACGGCGCAAAGATCGCCATTTCCGAAGGCCGGCTGCAAAGCGTGTTTTTGCCGTTTGAATTGCTCGACCTGGGAGGAAACATCTTCGTCAATAATACGCGGATCAATGCCCAAGCACTAACCGCCCGCAACGGGAGTACCAACCTCACCGTCGATGGCAACTGGGCGTTTCAAGAAGCAGATGCCCCGGTGAAAATCGACATCGCCATCAATGACCTGCCAGTCGACACCCGCCTGCGGAGCCGGCTGCCCACCTCATGGAAAAAGTATTACGACGACACTC
Coding sequences within it:
- a CDS encoding ArnT family glycosyltransferase, translating into MPDFNCWKRWLLIVMTVALFLRVGAAAVLQFQLDKQPGRQFLIAGDATGYWTLGEQLANGKPFELYVPPRRIMRTPGFPWVLSLGMRMFGDDIIYIRLMLALVGTAACGLVFWLGKELVDPETGVIAAGVAAVSPAFVGFTPLVLSETLFAATMLLSLIAVAKLLNLNQQNQQASRQRYIWAFLAGVLVGIATLVRPSWLLVGPGCAFLYWAVTQRNRHGLCLAAILCFGLAVSLTPWTIRNYRLTGHIVPTTLWVGPSLYDGMSPQATGDSDMAFVERDGVYQRMSEFDADRYYRDAAWKYAAAHPGRIVQLAGIKLARYWSPWPNAAQFRNWYLMIPLTLFFTVIMLAAIRGGWLSWDRFWLCLLTAGPIVYFACIHALFIGSIRYRLPAEYPMLVLTAIGIRSFLPTFNKTNLHGTQDSAEPLGGESSSHS